A region of Vanessa tameamea isolate UH-Manoa-2023 chromosome 21, ilVanTame1 primary haplotype, whole genome shotgun sequence DNA encodes the following proteins:
- the LOC113395543 gene encoding zinc finger protein 570-like isoform X1: protein MAATNKTQKYNFEKICRACLQIKKDMRPLFEQLTATMLMGISKVQVAVGDGLPSQLCLQCVHQISRSHAFKDLVERNDGLLREQVKAMAEETLKENLEKEKEVQSVYRTIQFIEVPKLSSNANQILEGFFTETADQNNITQEILQKEDFDIDKLDTEPVPQTKTDEGLNSDEENYLQMVVFQATSSVAPGRHVCNLCHKEFKHARWLKLHMRSHSNWIKANCKKPPKCPICERTFKGPGMLKMHMRTHEQRPPKQPTCSVCQRTFPTKTLLYRHRQTHFEQKTHQCTVCEKRFFSGYALRSHMARHRGERPYMCAICSKSFYNPTDLKVHFRLHTGEKPLKCSECNKTFRRHSTLCQHMKKHRGIRNHVCTICTKAFYEVSKLNAHMRVHTGERPFECQFCERKFAQQSALIYHRRTHTGEKPYACKACPARFTTSSARNNHLLTHTGNKKFVCPVCFKGCSSRTELRVHSSKHTGEKLFGCALCSQRFSSASYLAVHRRLHTGEKKYQCDVCGKGFVECNSYKKHIKTHLLEKKDNEAPDTTDADTNFETETQANKEPEVKSIDKEESAETEETHAQIEGQIVQVQSQGENGTQKRFKCGICVKSYMYLHSLKKHMLSHVQMCVFSPDGSEKLYAFKQQQELQQQQQQQQQQQQQQQQQQQQQQQQQQQQQQQLQQQAQQQAQQQQVQQQQVQQLQQQVLQVGSVQQLTLPIHTNHVQQGITVSGGGQQYPVISSVQSLQLQQTHQQINTQQPQLQVQTIQIHPQHQPIQIHAVGVQQVQQVQQEQLHVATSSCQTMLPNILQLQPGAVVSGLAPELGGVHRIILQPPTHPALYTIHH, encoded by the exons ATGGCGGCCACTAATAAAACgcagaaatataattttgagaAAATATGTCGTGCTTGTTTGCAAATAAAGAAGGACATGCGACCATTATTTGAGCAACTTACTGCTACAATGTTAATGGGCATATCAAAAGTGCAG GTAGCAGTGGGCGATGGACTACCATCCCAGCTGTGCTTACAATGTGTCCACCAGATATCCCGGTCTCACGCGTTCAAGGATCTCGTCGAGAGAAACGATGGTTTACTCCGCGAACAAGTGAAAGCGATGGCGGAGGAAACTCTCAAAGAGAATCTAGAG AAGGAGAAAGAAGTGCAATCCGTATACAGAACTATACAGTTCATAGAAGTACCGAAACTTAGTAGCAATGCGAATCAAATCCTAGAGGGATTTTTCACGGAAACAGCTGATCAGAACAATATAACTCAAGAAATATTGCAAAAAGAAGATTTTGATATCGATAAG CTGGATACTGAACCAGTACCTCAAACGAAAACGGACGAAGGTTTGAATTCGGATGAAGAGAATTACCTCCAAATGGTAGTCTTCCAAGCGACGTCATCAGTGGCACCTGGACGCCATGTTTGTAATTTATGCCATAAAGAGTTCAAACATGCAAGATGGCTAAAACTACATATGCGCTCACATTCAAACTGGATCAAAGCAAACTGCAAGAAACCGCCCAAATGTCCCATTTGTGAGAGAACTTTCAAA GGTCCCGGCATGTTGAAAATGCATATGCGTACCCACGAACAGCGACCACCGAAACAGCCAACTTGTTCTGTATGCCAACGCACGTTCCCGACCAAGACGTTGCTGTATCGCCATAGACAAACGCACTTCGAACAGAAAACGCACCAATGTACCGTTTGCGAGAAACGCTTCTTTAGTGGATACGCATTAAGGTCGCATATGGCTCGGCACAGAGGAGAGAGGCCTTATATGTGCGCTATATGTTCCAAGAGTTTCTATAATCCTACTGACTTGAAG gttcATTTTCGCTTGCACACCGGCGAGAAGCCTCTGAAGTGTTCGGAATGTAACAAGACGTTCAGACGACACTCGACTCTGTGTCAGCACATGAAGAAGCACCGAGGTATCCGGAACCATGTCTGTACGATTTGCACAAAGGCGTTCTATGAAGTTTCGAAGCTGAATGCGCATATGAGAGTTCACACAG GCGAGCGTCCCTTCGAGTGTCAGTTCTGCGAGCGAAAGTTCGCGCAGCAGTCCGCCCTAATCTACCACCGCCGCACGCACACGGGGGAGAAGCCCTACGCCTGCAAGGCCTGTCCCGCGCGCTTCACCACCTCCTCCGCCAGGAACAACCATCTGCTCACGCACACCGGGAACAAAAA GTTCGTGTGCCCGGTGTGCTTCAAGGGCTGCTCGTCGCGCACGGAGCTGCGCGTGCACTCCAGCAAGCACACGGGCGAGAAGCTGTTCGGCTGCGCGCTGTGCTCGCAGCGGTTCAGCTCCGCCTCCTACCTCGCCGTGCACCGCCGCCTGCACACCGGCGAGAAGAAGTACCAGTGCGACGTCTGCGGGAAGG GTTTCGTGGAATGCAATTCGTACAAAAAACACATAAAGACACATTTACTGGAGAAAAAAGATAATGAAGCTCCAGACACGACAGACGCGGATACGAATTTCGAAACGGAAACGCAGGCGAACAAAGAGCCCGAAGTGAAATCCATCGATAAAGAAGAAAGTGCCGAAACTGAAGAAACGCACGCACAGATAGAAGGGCAAATAGTCCAAGTGCAAAGCCAAGGGGAGAACGGAACGCAGAAGAGATTTAAATGCGGTATATGTGTGAAAAGCTATATGTATTTACACAGTTTGAAGAAACACATGCTCAGCCACGTGCAGATGTGTGTGTTCAGTCCGGATGGGTCGGAGAAGTTGTATGCGTTCAAG CAACAGCAAGAACTTCAACAGCAACAGCAACAACAACAGCAACAACAGCAGCAGCAACAacaacagcagcagcagcaacaacaacaacagcagcAGCAACAACAACAACTCCAGCAGCAAGCGCAGCAGCAAGCACAACAACAGCAGGTGCAGCAGCAGCAAGTGCAACAGCTCCAACAGCAAGTGTTGCAAGTGGGAAGCGTACAACAACTAACGTTACCGATACACACTAATCACGTACAGCAAGGAATCACTGTTTCTGgg GGAGGGCAACAGTACCCGGTAATATCATCAGTTCAGTCGTTGCAGCTGCAACAGACACATCAACAGATAAATACG CAGCAGCCGCAACTACAGGTGCAGACCATCCAGATACATCCTCAGCACCAGCCTATTCAGatacat GCGGTGGGCGTTCAACAAGTACAGCAAGTGCAGCAGGAACAGCTGCATGTAGCTACGTCATCGTGTCAGACCATGCTGCCCAATATACTACAG CTGCAGCCGGGCGCCGTGGTGTCGGGGCTGGCGCCGGAGCTGGGCGGCGTGCACCGCATCATCCTGCAGCCGCCCACGCACCCCGCACTCTACACCATCCACCACTGA